The following are encoded together in the Osmia lignaria lignaria isolate PbOS001 chromosome 13, iyOsmLign1, whole genome shotgun sequence genome:
- the Dhc62B gene encoding dynein heavy chain at 62B isoform X4: protein MAFRTIVGNIGNIGQQLPPLDSWVGVKIDRAYIKVVLPEWYLEETHQRLAEVLQHTFQPLNDYVDELREKFKVVFDPGTHKNITTYTVGTGHTFQECVAKVEDFNRFIRDINGMLDHEYFPTGTIYQVDAKVGLLHYTGQVRELIIEELIKTHWNYNTEICNAFEDIRERALNVPTTTKELLELGEYMLMAASTLMKALEEKITVSLRMLASLIEMTALSKDHIELNNTTVHWLKRIRPIFEQNSAVYEQTKYELEEKLHRKVESLNADVESMFPRLEIMNDMNDANRIHEYIEYMRKFARDLDRADERVTWINEEEKLFQYAVSQYPRIKELKENIMPYYDLIYRGFQWQRHRDVWLDGPFEYLDSNVIENKTTEYFTDFNKINKQYKTKIKMELAMSYPYCFIGSPDDPDPFQQPAPLNLCNQLIENVKWFKYYIPLLAVFRNPALRQTHWDDMSVIAGFDLTPDAGTTFRKILKMDLMDDLEKYEMISTSATKQLMLEELLAKLISEWDDVIFTTVQYKDSGVNILTQLDDIQALLEEQIVKVQAMRGSAFVKRIEEEVKEFYALLLRMRSTIDEWTKVQVQWMYLLPIFSSKDIVAQLPEEEILFVQVDRIFRSAMTGVSRDPRVRETAGSVGLLEIMTEANILMEKVNDGVLNYLEKKRLYFPRFFFLSNDDMLEILSETKEPLRVQPHLRKCFEGINKLGFSDEMEIYSMFSEDGEEVNVQEQISTAAARGCVERWLVQVEEQMVKSIRHEILMSYLDYEVNKRNVWVLIWPGMVVLCVAQIYWSMQVQNSLMTRIASTMETLHSKLRNQILDMVELVKGQLSKQNRTTLNALITLDVHAMDVVKMLIDKKIRSELDFEWLSQLRYYWEDDVFVRIIYTAVSYAYEYLGNCPRLVITPLTDRCYRTLIGAYSLHLNGAPEGPAGTGKTETTKDLSRAIAVQCVVFNCSEGLDYKNMGKFFKGLASCGAWSCFDEFNRIELEVLSVVAQQILCIIQAVRGKLETFVFEGTELRLNPSVYVCITMNPGYAGRTELPDNLKVLFRTVAMMVPDYAMIAEIFLYSSGFGTARELSTKIVTTYKLCSEQLSTQSHYDYGMRAVKTVLTAAQNIKLQFPEENESVLLLRSVIDVNLPKFLAHDVPLFQGIVSDLFPGLELPSPSYDVLLRAVREIARKRNLQPVDGFLLKIIQTFEMMIVRHGFMLVGDPFGGKTSVLYTLADALTLMDEWGEKNGATTKYFTINPKSITLGQLYGFFDPVSSEWTDGVCAVAFRRYCTEDTPDRKWIIFDGPVDAVWIENLNTVLDDNKKLCLTSGEIMQMSGVMSMIFEAMDLFHASPATVSRCGMIYIEPRVLGWKPFFRSWMNNLNPAWSQDNKEYIQQLFYWLIDPCLEFIRKQCRVTMNAGQIHQVVSTMHLFEMFMEDAVEQNPKTFDQFVLPWLQATMLMSIVWGAAGTLSYDSRLKFNDYYLTFWKNEQKGHPLPEFLVDALISIPTEEPIHDCFYTYRGRGAWRRFADVARQQELLETESIVQLMVPTIDTVKYQTLFLMHVQHRKRFLLYGETGTGKSFYIKDLIMNRLSEKEYLPNFVTFTPNITAAQTQELIVLKLYKRRRNQFGPLAGTQCIVFIDDVNMPAKEMYGSQPPIELLRQFFDHKVWFDLKKPEIIHIYDTMFVCAMAPPGGSRQEVYQRFLRHFNLYSISNFSEDTVTRIFTNIAFVGLQRNGFTTAVMGTIMDIVRATQNIFQNARAELRPTPTKSHYLFNLRDFARVITGCTMIKEESVESKTDFTRLWVHEILRVFGDRLVDQDDRQWLFLKIKEVVSGNLKESFDSAFDYLPKFKDQLTEESLRSLIFGNFMDVDTIPTDRRYEEVKSMDEYTEVAISYLEDYNLTHRRKIDIVLFRYALEHLARICRILVIPCGSLLMVGVGGSGRQSLTKLASSMVGHGLFQPEIGSTYGVQEWRDDIKKVLTNSGGAGKDHVFLLTEGQIKSEIFLNDIDSLLNSGEVPNLFTIEERQELIEATRLAAQGGNRNLDISVLSVLAYFVNRCKEKLHIMLCFSPIGDSFRIRLRLYPSLVNCCTIDWFDVWPEDALEQVALRSTTDINIEEQVKINAVVACKYFHVCAKDVSTRFYNATGRKTYVTTAGFLDLIRTYAELMEEKQQELILARDRYISGLDKLEYAAQQIGQMKITLSRLRPQLEASAKETTETMKKIETENVSVAKARLLVKRDEDMANVQAEVAKKLKTECEADLAEVLPALDDAIAALNTLKPADIAVVRTMRSPPAGVKLVMAAVCVMLAIPPARVEDPTTGKKFNDYWGPSKRLLGDIRFLETLRQYDKDNIPANIIHEIKTTYLTNKTFEPKVVARASSAAEGLCKWVRAMVLYDEVAKVVGPKRMKLDDAQRDYENTIKFLNERREMLAKLTERLAVLHQSLQAILEKKIQLENEVANCRNKLIRAEKLISGLGGEKDRWMTAAANLQMSYDSLPGDILISCGMIAYLGPFTTAYREESLLKWMSHVKNLKIPCTDNYDFVQVLGTEIKINSWNIFGLPRDSFSTENAIIMDNSKRWSLFIDPQSQANKWIRNMEKQNKLEIVKLTDANYMNVIERALEYGKPVLIENVGEELTPPLDPILTKAIYKLGPLWHITLGEKVIEYNLRFKLYITTKLRNPHYLPEVFNKVTIINFALTIDALEDQLLGIVVAKERPDLQEKREYLIIQNAANKKALKQVEDNILKTLSASGASILEDEEAIEILDSSKLLSADILKKQSSAKKTEVQIERFRLSYRPIAIHSAALYYTITDLPNIDPMYQYSLSWFINLYVTSIDTANKSNILERRLMFLRETFTYNLYQNVCRSLFEKDKLLYSFVLYVTILLSKNAITQEEIMFFLTGGVALAAIPGNPAPAWLPDKSWAEICRSNVLSSFAKFQQSFLDHLSDWKNYYDLLNPEDSPLPHPWEAVLTPFQKLIVTRIIRTDKVMIMIQRFVKAGMGLNFIVPPPFDISKSFADSSFLIPLIFILSPGSDPMEALTKYAESTNFTDRFESISLGQGQGPIAEKLIIKAQSDGEWVCLQNCHLAASWMATLESICEKLDPSNTHSNFRLWLTSYPSEHFPITILQNGVKMTNEPPTGLQNNIMRSYKAEAARDPDFFDTDPRKKRAYSKLLYALCFFHAVVQERRNYGAQGWNIRYGFNESDLQISAQQLQLYVNGYKEVPFKAIVYLTGECNYGGRVTDDRDRRCLNTILQDFYNQDVITDANYSFADTGPEYALPKRHEYEDYIKQIQGIPLNPPPEALGLHMNAGITRDLELANDFFQSMMLIRGTVTVGDTSKQDEMLLSMKKDIYKRMPELFDIEEAQKLYPVMYMESMNTVLIQELERYNTLLREIRQSLVLLEKAVKGLIVMTPAIEILAVHILHARIPPSWVKACAYPTLKPLPNFINDFLLRLNFFRKWLTNGIPQTFWISGFSFVHAFLTATMQNFARKYKIPIDKIDFDFQVLPIRDSETAPTDGVYVYGMYLAGARWDLTSMLLAESHPKILWDLIPIIWMKPCEVNLLYINERYQCPLYITSARYGVLKTTGHSTNYVISILLDTDRPVKHWIKRGLALLCQLDN from the exons ATGGCATTCCGCACTATTGTTGGAAATATCGGTAACATTGGTCAACAATTACCGCCGTTAGATTCATGGGTAGGCGTGAAAATCGATCGCGCCTACATCAAAGTCGTTTTACCTGAATGGTATCTGGAAGAAACTCATCAACGGCTCGCTGAAGTTCTACAACATACTTTTCAACCCTTAAACGATTACGTCGACGAACTACGTGAGAAGTTCAAAGTTGTTTTCGATCCGGGAACACACAAAAACATTACCACTTACACAGTTGGTACAGGGCACACTTTCCAAGAATGCGTGGCCAAGGTGGAAGATTTTAATCGATTTATCCGAGATATAAACGGCATG CTGGATCACGAGTACTTTCCCACGGGAACGATTTACCAGGTGGATGCGAAAGTAGGTCTTCTCCATTACACGGGACAGGTGCGCGAATTAATCATCGAGGAACTCATTAAAACTCATTGGAACTACAACACTGAAATTTGCAACGCGTTCGAAGACATAAGAGAACGAGCCTTGAACGTGCCCACTACTACCAAAGAATTACTAGAATTGG GCGAATACATGTTAATGGCTGCATCGACGTTGATGAAGGCGCTGGAAGAGAAAATCACTGTGTCGTTGCGCATGCTGGCTTCGTTGATCGAAATGACTGCATTGTCCAAAGATCACATAGAGTTAAATAATACCACTGTACATTGGCTAAAGCGGATAAGACCGATATTCGAACAAAACAGCGCGGTGTACGAACAAACGAAGTACGAGCTGGAGGAGAAGCTTCATAGAAAGGTCGAGAGCTTGAACGCGGACGTTGAAAGTATGTTTCCTAG ATTAGAAATAATGAACGATATGAACGACGCGAATCGAATACACGAGTACATAGAATACATGCGAAAATTCGCGCGGGACTTGGATCGCGCGGACGAGAGGGTGACGTGGATCAACGAAGAGGAGAAGCTTTTCCAATACGCTGTCTCTCAGTATCCGCGCATCAAAGAGCTGAAAGAGAACATAATGCCGTATTACGATCTGATTTACCGCGGCTTTCAGTGGCAAAGACACCGCGACGTTTGGTTGGATGGGCCGTTCGAGTATCTCGACTCGAACGTGATCGAAAACAAAACCACCGAATACTTCACCGATTTCAATAAGATCAATAAACAGTACAAGACGAAAATCAAAATGGAACTCGCAATGAGTTATCCTTATTG ttTCATCGGATCGCCGGACGATCCGGATCCGTTTCAACAACCAGCGCCTCTGAACCTCTGTAATCAGCTTATCGAGAATGTGAAATGGTTCAAG TATTATATACCGCTGTTGGCGGTGTTCCGGAATCCTGCTTTGCGGCAGACCCACTGGGACGATATGTCGGTTATAGCTGGCTTCGATCTTACCCCCGACGCTGGAACGACCTTTCGAAAGATTCTAAAAATGGACTTGATGGACGATTTAGAAAA GTACGAAATGATAAGTACAAGCGCAACGAAGCAACTGATGCTCGAAGAGTTGCTAGCGAAGTTGATCAGCGAATGGGACGACGTGATATTTACCACCGTACAGTACAAAGACTCCGGGGTAAACATTTTAACGCAACTGGACGATATTCAAGCCCTGTTGGAGGAGCAGATCGTAAAAGTCCAAGCGATGCGTGGATCAGCGTTCGTCAAACGTATCGAGGAAGAGGTGAAAGAATTCTACGCTCTCTTACTTCGGATGCGATCGACGATCGACGAATGGACCAAA GTACAAGTGCAATGGATGTATTTATTGCCGATCTTTTCGAGCAAAGATATCGTGGCGCAATTGCCCGAGGAGGAAATACTGTTCGTTCAAGTGGACAGAATATTTCGTAGCGCGATGACCGGCGTCTCCAGGGATCCTCGCGTCCGAGAAACAGCCGGCTCT GTGGGTCTTTTAGAAATCATGACGGAAGCGAACATCTTAATGGAAAAAGTCAACGACGGGGTGTTGAATTACTTGGAGAAAAAGAGACTATACTTCccgcgtttcttcttcttgagtaaCGACGATATGCTGGAAATACTCTCTGAAACGAAGGAACCCCTTCGCGTACAACCGCATCTTCGAAAATGCTTCGAGGGAATAAATAAATTGGG ATTCAGCGACGAAATGGAGATATATTCGATGTTCAGCGAGGATGGCGAAGAAGTAAACGTGCAGGAGCAGATCTCGACCGCTGCAGCGAGAGGTTGCGTGGAACGCTGGCTCGTTCAA GTCGAGGAACAAATGGTGAAATCTATACGACACGAAATCCTGATGAGCTACCTAGATTACGAGGTGAACAAACGAAACGTATGGGTGCTTATATGGCCCGGTATGGTCGTTCTATGCGTCGCGCAAATTTACTGGAGCATGCAAGTTCAAAACAGCCTTATGACTCGTATAGCTTCGACGATGGAAACGTTGCATTCGAAACTAAGAAATCAAATCTTAGACATGGTGGAGCTGGTTAAAG GACAGTTGTCGAAACAAAATCGAACCACGTTAAACGCTCTAATCACGCTTGACGTTCACGCGATGGACGTGGTGAAAATGCTGATCGACAAAAAGATCAGAAGCGAACTGGATTTCGAATGGTTATCGCAGCTTCGCTACTACTGGGAAGACGACGTGTTTGTTAGAATTATTTACACGGCGGTGTCCTATGCGTACGAGTATCTTGGAAATTGTCCTCGACTCGTTATTACCCCTTTAACTGATAG ATGTTATCGCACGTTAATCGGCGCGTACTCGTTGCACCTGAACGGAGCGCCGGAAGGTCCTGCCGGTACCGGAAAGACGGAAACGACGAAGGATCTGAGCAGAGCGATCGCCGTTCAGTGTGTAGTATTCAACTGCTCCGAGGGACTCGACTATAAGAACATGGGGAAATTCTTCAAAGGTCTCGCCTCGTGTGGCGCGTGGTCCTGCTTCGACGAGTTCAACAGAATCGAGCTCGAAGTGCTATCGGTAGTCGCGCAACAAATCCTCTGCATCATCCAAGCCGTACGCGGTAAACTGGAAACGTTCGTGTTCGAAGGTACCGAACTGAGATTAAATCCATCCGTTTACGTTTGCATCACGATGAATCCCGGCTACGCGGGTCGCACAGAGCTGCCCGATAATCTTAAAGTACTCTTCCGAACGGTGGCGATGATGGTGCCCGATTACGCCATGATTGCCGAGATATTCCTCTACTCGTCCGGCTTTGGCACCGCTCGAGAGCTCTCCACAAAAATCGTCACAACGTACAAGCTCTGCTCCGAGCAACTCTCCACGCAATCTCATTACGATTACGGTATGCGAGCTGTGAAGACTGTCTTAACGGCTGCTCAAAACATCAAGCTACAATTTCCCGAGGAGAACGAGTCTGTCTTGTTGCTTCGATCCGTCATCGACGTGAATCTACCGAAATTCTTGGCTCACGACGTTCCGCTCTTCCAAGGCATAGTCTCCGATTTGTTCCCCGGCCTGGAGCTTCCCTCGCCTAGTTACGACGTCCTGCTAAGAGCTGTTCGAGAGATAGCACGGAAACGGAATCTGCAACCGGTGGATGGTTTTCTATTGAAGATCATCCAGACGTTCGAGATGATGATCGTCCGACACGGATTCATGCTGGTCGGCGATCCTTTCGGCGGGAAAACTTCTGTCCTCTACACTCTGGCCGATGCTCTAACCTTGATGGACGAATGGGGCGAGAAGAATGGAGCAACGACCAAGTATTTCACTATCAATCCGAAATCTATAACCTTAGGACAATTGTACGGTTTCTTCGATCCGGTCTCCTCCGAGTGGACCGACGGTGTCTGCGCGGTTGCCTTCCGAAGGTACTGCACCGAGGATACTCCCGACAGGAAATGGATCATTTTCGACGGGCCGGTGGACGCCGTTTGGATCGAGAACCTCAACACCGTGCTCGACGATAACAAGAAACTCTGCTTAACCTCCGGCGAGATAATGCAAATGTCCGGCGTAATGTCGATGATCTTCGAAGCGATGGATCTTTTTCACGCCTCCCCCGCTACCGTCTCCCGTTGCGGCATGATTTACATAGAACCACGGGTCCTAGGCTGGAAGCCGTTCTTTCGATCCTGGATGAACAACTTAAACCCAGCTTGGTCGCAGGATAACAAAGAATACATCCAGCAATTGTTTTACTGGCTGATCGATCCTTGTTTGGAGTTCATCCGAAAGCAATGCCGCGTCACCATGAACGCCGGACAAATCCATCAAGTCGTATCAACCATGCATCTATTCGAGATGTTCATGGAGGACGCGGTCGAGCAGAATCCAAAGACTTTCGATCAATTCGTTTTACCTTGGTTACAGGCGACCATGTTGATGTCTATTGTCTGGGGTGCAGCCGGTACATTGAGCTACGATTCTCGCTTGAAATTCAACGATTATTATCTGACCTTCTGGAAGAACGAGCAGAAGGGACATCCGCTTCCAGAGTTTCTCGTCGATGCGTTAATTTCTATTCCAACCGAAGAGCCGATACACGATTGCTTTTACACGTATCGTGGTCGAGGTGCTTGGAGACGGTTCGCCGACGTGGCAAGGCAGCAAGAACTTCTGGAGACCGAGAGTATCGTTCAACTGATGGTCCCTACCATCGATACCGTCAAGTATCAAACGTTGTTCCTTATGCACGTGCAACACCGGAAACGTTTCCTTCTGTACGGTGAAACAGGCACTGGGAAAAGTTTCTACATAAAGGATCTGATCATGAACAGATTGAGCGAGAAGGAATACCTACCGAATTTCGTAACGTTCACGCCTAACATAACTGCCGCACAGACGCAGGAACTAATCGTCCTGAAATTGTACAAAAGACGGAGGAATCAGTTCGGTCCTCTGGCTGGCACACAGTGCATCGTCTTCATCGACGACGTGAACATGCCCGCGAAAGAGATGTACGGCTCCCAACCGCCCATCGAACTCCTTCGTCAGTTCTTCGATCACAAGGTTTGGTTCGATCTGAAGAAACCAGAGATTATACACATCTACGACACCATGTTCGTCTGCGCGATGGCACCTCCAGGTGGTAGCAGACAGGAAGTCTACCAAAGGTTCTTGCGACACTTCAATCTATACAGCATCAGCAATTTCTCCGAGGATACTGTTACTCGAATATTTACGAATATAGCGTTCGTAGGATTGCAAAGAAACGGTTTCACCACTGCGGTGATGGGGACCATCATGGACATCGTACGCGCCACGCAGAATATTTTTCAGAACGCTCGAGCGGAGCTCAGACCGACCCCGACGAAGTCTCACTATTTATTCAATCTCCGTGATTTCGCTCGCGTGATCACTGGGTGTACAATGATCAAAGAGGAATCCGTCGAGTCCAAGACGGATTTCACGAGACTCTGGGTCCACGAGATTCTAAGGGTGTTCGGGGATCGACTGGTGGATCAAGACGACAGGCAGTGGCTCTTCTTGAAGATCAAGGAAGTAGTTAGCGGTAATCTGAAGGAGTCGTTCGACTCGGCGTTCGATTACCTGCCGAAATTCAAGGATCAATTAACGGAGGAAAGTCTACGGAGTCTGATATTCGGGAATTTCATGGACGTCGACACGATTCCCACCGATCGTCGTTACGAAGAGGTGAAGTCGATGGACGAGTACACCGAAGTGGCGATCTCCTATCTGGAAGACTATAATCTCACTCATAGACGCAAGATAGATATCGTTCTCTTCCGTTACGCTCTGGAACATCTCGCGAGGATTTGTCGTATACTGGTGATCCCTTGCGGGAGCTTGTTGATGGTCGGCGTGGGTGGATCCGGAAGACAGTCGTTGACCAAATTGGCGTCCAGCATGGTCGGTCACGGTCTGTTCCAGCCGGAGATCGGCAGCACCTATGGCGTGCAAGAATGGCGAGACGATATAAAGAAG GTCCTCACGAACTCCGGTGGCGCGGGCAAAGATCACGTGTTTCTCTTAACCGAAGGACAAATCAAAAGCGAGATCTTCCTGAACGACATAGACAGTTTGTTAAATTCCGGCGAAGTTCCGAATCTCTTCACCATCGAGGAGAGGCAAGAGCTCATCGAGGCGACGCGGCTAGCCGCTCAAGGCGGTAATCGTAACCTGGACATATCGGTCCTGTCGGTGCTGGCTTACTTCGTGAACCGATGCAAAGAGAAACTGCACATCATGCTCTGCTTCAGTCCCATCGGCGACAGTTTCCGAATCAGGCTTCGACTCTATCCTAGCTTGGTGAACTGTTGCACCATCGACTGGTTCGACGTATGGCCGGAGGATGCTCTGGAACAGGTGGCTCTACGCAGCACAACTGACATCAACATCGAGGAACAGGTGAAGATAAACGCGGTGGTTGCCTGCAAATACTTCCACGTTTGCGCGAAAGACGTGAGCACGAGATTTTATAACGCCACCGGTAGGAAAACGTACGTCACCACCGCGGGATTTCTGGATCTTATACGAACGTACGCAGAATTGATGGAGGAGAAGCAGCAGGAACTCATACTTGCAAG AGATCGATACATCAGCGGACTGGATAAACTGGAGTACGCGGCCCAACAAATTGGCCAAATGAAGATAACTCTTTCGCGGTTGAGACCTCAGCTCGAGGCGTCTGCTAAAGAGACGACTGAGACGATGAAGAAAATCGAGACCGAAAATGTGAGCGTGGCGAAAGCGAGGCTGTTGGTGAAGAGGGACGAAGACATGGCGAACGTTCAGGCTGAAGTCGCGAAGAAGTTGAAGACGGAATGCGAAGCTGATCTTGCGGAGGTTCTTCCTGCTTTGGACGACGCGATAG CCGCTCTGAACACTTTAAAGCCAGCCGACATAGCCGTCGTAAGGACGATGAGAAGCCCTCCCGCCGGAGTGAAGCTCGTAATGGCCGCTGTGTGCGTGATGTTAGCTATACCTCCCGCTAGAGTCGAAGATCCTACAACTGGTAAAAAGTTCAACGACTACTGGGGACCTAGTAAACGTTTGTTAGGCGACATAAGGTTCTTGGAGACCTTACGGCAATACGACAAAGACAATATCCCCGCCAACATAATACAC GAAATCAAGACGACCTACCTGACGAATAAAACCTTTGAACCAAAAGTGGTAGCGAGAGCGTCGTCAGCGGCCGAAGGGCTGTGCAAATGGGTGAGAGCGATGGTTTTGTACGACGAGGTAGCGAAAGTTGTAGGCCCGAAGAGGATGAAACTCGACGACGCGCAAAGGGACTACGAGAACACCATCAAGTTTCTCAACGAGAGACGCGAAATGCTCGCCAAGTTGACCGAGAGACTCGCTGTTCTTCATCAAAGTTTGCAAGCGATTCTCGAGAAGAAAATTCAACTGGAGAACGAG GTAGCAAACTGCAGGAACAAGCTGATTCGAGCGGAGAAATTAATCAGCGGATTAGGAGGAGAAAAAGATCGTTGGATGACGGCCGCAGCGAATTTACAAATGTCTTACGATTCTTTACCAGGCGACATTTTAATTTCCTGCGGTATGATCGCGTATTTAGGACCGTTCACCACCGCCTATCGCGAAGAGAGCCTGCTGAAATGGATGAGCCACGTTAAAAACTTGAAGATACCTTGCACCGATAATTACGACTTCGTCCAGGTACTTGGTACCGAGATAAAGATTAATTCTTGGAACATATTCGGTCTGCCGCGGGATTCCTTCTCCACCGAGAACGCCATCATCATGGACAATTCTAAACGCTGGAGTTTGTTCATCGATCCTCAGAGCCAAGCGAACAAATGGATTCGGAACATGGAGAAGCAGAACAAACTGGAAATTGTCAAATTAACAGACGCCAATTACATGAATGTTATAGAGCGTGCTTTGGAGTACG GCAAACCGGTACTGATAGAAAACGTCGGGGAGGAGTTAACGCCACCCCTCGATCCGATATTGACCAAAGCGATATACAAATTGGGCCCCTTGTGGCACATCACCCTCGGCGAGAAGGTGATCGAATATAATTTGCGATTCAAATTGTACATCACGACGAAGCTGCGGAATCCGCACTATCTGCCGGAGGTCTTCAACAAGGTGACCATCATCAATTTCGCTTTAACCATCGACGCGTTGGAGGATCAACTGTTAGGTATCGTGGTGGCGAAGGAGAGGCCCGATTTACAAGAGAAACGAGAATACTTGATTATCCAAAATGCGGCGAATAAGAAAGCCTTGAAGCAAGTCGAGGACAATATACTGAAGACCCTGTCCGCGTCTGGTGCGAGTATCTTAGAAGACGAGGAAGCGATAGAGATTCTGGACTCGTCGAAACTTTTGTCGGCTGATATATTGAAGAAACAATCCAGCGCGAAGAAGACGGAAGTACAAATCGAAAGGTTCCGTTTGAGTTACAGGCCGATCGCTATACACAGCGCTGCTCTTTATTACACTATCACCGATCTACCCAACATCGATCCCATGTATCAGTATTCTTTGAGCTGGTTCATTAATTTGTACGTGACGTCGATCGACACCGCGAACAAAAGCAACATCCTCGAGAGGAGGCTCATGTTTCTGCGGGAAACTTTCACCTATAATTTGTACCAAAACGTTTGCAGATCGTTGTTCGAAAAAGATAAG ctCCTGTATTCGTTCGTCCTGTACGTGACGATTTTACTGTCGAAAAATGCGATCACGCAAGAAGAGATAATGTTCTTCTTAACCGGAGGTGTCGCCCTGGCTGCCATTCCGGGCAATCCAGCGCCAGCTTGGCTTCCAGATAAATCCTGGGCCGAGATTTGCAGATCCAACGTTTTATCGAGTTTCGCCAAGTTTCAGCAAAGTTTCCTTGACCATCTAAGCGACTGGAAAAATTATTATGATTTATTGAATCCAGAAGACTCGCCGTTACCACATCCTTGGGAGGCAGTTTTGACTCCCTTTCAGAAGCTGATCGTTACGAGAATAATCAGAACCGATAAAGTGATGATTATG ATACAACGATTCGTGAAAGCTGGAATGGGTCTGAATTTCATCGTACCTCCACCGTTCGACATCTCCAAGTCCTTCGCCGATTCCAGCTTCCTGATACCGTTGATCTTCATCTTGTCACCTGGTTCCGACCCAATGGAAGCGCTAACGAAATACGCCGAGAGTACCAACTTCACCGACAGGTTTGAGTCGATCTCGCTGGGCCAAGGACAAGGGCCGATCgctgaaaaattgataataaaagCGCAGAGCGACGGCGAGTGGGTGTGCTTGCAAAACTGTCACTTGGCGGCCTCTTGGATGGCAACTTTGGAGAGCATCTGCGAGAAACTTGACCCATCGAACACGCACTCCAACTTCCGCCTTTGGCTAACCAGTTATCCTTCGGAACACTTTCCGATCACCATCTTGCAAAACGGCGTTAAAATGACCAACGAACCGCCTACGGGGTTGCAAAATAACATCATGAGGTCGTACAAGGCCGAGGCAGCAAGGGATCCGGATTTTTTCGACACCGATCCAAGAAAGAAGCGTGCGTACTCCAAGTTGCTTTACGCTTTGTGCTTCTTCCATGCCGTGGTCCAGGAAAGACGGAATTATGGCGCGCAGGGATGGAACATCAGATATG GTTTCAATGAATCCGATCTTCAAATATCCGCCCAACAGCTTCAACTATACGTGAACGGTTACAAAGAGGTACCCTTCAAAGCGATCGTATATTTAACCGGCGAATGTAATTATGGCGGAAGGGTCACCGACGACAGAGATCGAAGATGTTTGAACACGATATTGCAAGATTTCTACAACCAAGATGTAATTACCGATGCTAATTATTCTTTCGCGGATACCGGACCCGAATatgctctaccaaaaag ACACGAATACGAGGATTATATTAAACAAATTCAAGGAATTCCTCTGAATCCACCGCCAGAAGCACTGGGACTACATATGAACGCAGGCATTACGCGGGATCTTGAACTAGCAAATGATTTCTTTCAGTCCATGATGTTAATCCGAGGAACGGTCACGGTGGGTGATACTTCTAAGCAGGACGAAATGCTGTTGAGTATGAAGAAAGATATATATAAACGAATGCCTGAATTATTCGACATCGAGGAGGCGCAAAAACTGTATCCCGTTATGTACATGGAATCTATGAACACGGTTCTGATACAAGAACTGGAAAGATACAACACTCTTTTACGCGAAATACGACAGTCCCTCGTGTTGCTGGAGAAAGCGGTGAAAGGGTTGATAGTGATGACACCTGCGATAGAA ATTCTAGCCGTTCATATATTACACGCGAGGATACCACCATCTTGGGTAAAAGCGTGCGCCTATCCAACTTTAAAACCATTGCCAAACTTCATCAATGACTTTTTGCTTCGATTGAACTTCTTTCGGAAATGGTTGACGAATGGTATACCGCAGACGTTTTGGATATCCGGATTCTCGTTTGTCCATGCTTTTCTTACGGCAACGATGCAAAACTTTGcaagaaaatacaaaataccTATCGACAAAATTGATTTCGATTTTCag GTACTTCCTATCCGCGATTCAGAGACTGCGCCCACGGATGGCGTTTACGTTTATGGAATGTATTTGGCGGGCGCGAGATGGGATCTAACAAGCATGTTACTTGCTGAAAGTCATCCAAAAATCCTCTGGGATCTCATTCCAATTATTTGGATGAAACCGTGCGAAGTAAATTTGCTTTATATAAATGAACGCTACCAATGCCCCCTTTACATAACTTCGGCTCGTTATGGTGTTCTCAAAACAACTGGACACTCAACGAATTACGTGATATCCATTCTTTTGGATACCGACCGTCCTGTAAAACATTGGATTAAAAGAGGGCTGGCTCTACTTTGTCAACTCGACAATTAA